From a region of the Neodiprion fabricii isolate iyNeoFabr1 chromosome 7, iyNeoFabr1.1, whole genome shotgun sequence genome:
- the LOC124186614 gene encoding uncharacterized protein LOC124186614, whose product MVRPVVLVKEGSLCGTETKTKDGFPFISFKGIPYAEPPVGELRFKDPQPKQPWSGVRDALEEGPQCVQIDEFSRKIEGDEDCLYINVATTSLKGSRPVMVWIHGGAFLWGNGGSSIYGPDYLIKRDVVYVSINYRLGIFGFLQLDHKAATGNMGLKDQVLGLKWVKENIAQFGGDPNNVTIFGESAGGACIHYLLLSPLTKGLFHKAISQSGVALNPWARAFKTAEIAQRVAAHFGKETTDPNEIVKFLRTVPAHELGDAQFKILTPEEQLVFGFPFAPSVDDKSSEPFLPRPAIELAAEAHDVPLLIGYNSHEGVVHLLESTDDHFSKVDQHFETSVSRGLTGLPPSKVLDAVRQVRKFYLGDRPISKATADEFVQAMGDLQFVVGIHDVVSIRTAAESPTYLYRFSHDAELTFGSHTFNIKVKGAGHADELVYLFHPHRLTVNFLRPGSVEEAVSERFVRMWTDFAKTGDPTPQQDDLITVKWKPVTSTTKNYLEIGAELSAGVNPDEEMWQLWKRVRATVKDYRCALHCSKRATHYQVIMVQVHQREASVMYRPTVLVKQGWLRGAEVKSKVGEAFISFKGVPFAEPPVGDLRFKDPQPKQAWTGVREALDEGPQCPQLEIYSQKIEGDEDCLYLDVATMSLKGSRPVMVWIHGGGFMWGDAGSKLYGPDYLVKHNVVVVKIHYRLGIFGFLQLEDEEAAGNMGLKDQAAALKWVKENIAQFGGDPNNVTIFGESAGGVSVHYHLLSPFSKGLFHKAIVQSGVAINPWSCTTSPVNLARRLVAHLGKETTDSKEIVKYLRTIAAHELAGALQKLASLPDKTGSLIPFGPSIDSKSADPFIPRHPCELIYEAQDVPVMFGYNSIEGVILIQSFASRGDLRMEQIFEDLVSRILYEFPTSKMSHARAEIKDYYFGGKEISKDNIDSYVQFLGDICFVLGIHEAAIIQAKAKSPTYFYRFSHDSPEKLSKHLLRLEIDIKGAGHMDELAYIFCPEAFRDVPFIKPGSVEQIISERFLRLWTDFAKTGNPTPQIDELITENWKPISTTTKNYLNIDAELTPGVDPDEKLWQFWKRIRTTDTTRKLQ is encoded by the exons ATGGTTCGGCCAGTTGTTCTTGTGAAGGAAGGATCGCTTTGCGGCACTGAGACGAAGACTAAGGATGGATTCCCCTTCATTTCATTCAAGGGTATTCCTTACGCAGAGCCTCCCGTCGGCGAGCTGCGATTTAAG GACCCTCAACCTAAGCAGCCATGGAGTGGGGTGCGCGACGCTTTGGAAGAAGGTCCTCAGTGTGTGCAGATCGATGagttttctcgcaaaatcgaGGGTGACGAAGACTGCCTTTACATCAATGTAGCGACCACGTCGTTGAAGGGGTCGAGACCCGTGATGGTGTGGATCCATGGGGGAGCCTTTCTGTGGGGTAACGGAGGGTCTAGTATTTACGGTCCAGACTATTTGATCAAAAGGGATGTTGTCTACGTGAGCATCAATTACAGGCTTGGAATCTTTG GTTTCCTCCAACTTGATCACAAAGCGGCGACGGGAAATATGGGACTGAAGGATCAAGTTCTTGGTCTCAAGTGGGTGAAGGAAAACATCGCTCAATTTGGCGGTGATCCGAACAATGTTACGATATTCGGAGAAAGCGCTGGTGGCGCGTGCATACACTACCTGTTATTATCGCCACTCACTAAAG GTCTTTTCCACAAGGCAATTTCTCAAAGTGGCGTAGCGTTAAACCCGTGGGCACGTGCCTTTAAGACCGCAGAAATCGCTCAACGCGTCGCTGCCCATTTTGGAAAGGAGACCACCGACCCGAAcgaaattgttaaatttcttCGAACTGTTCCGGCTCACGAGCTCGGCGATGCTCAGTTTAAGATTTTGACTCCCGAG GAACAACTTGTTTTCGGTTTCCCATTTGCACCCAGCGTTGACGACAAAAGCTCGGAACCATTTCTACCACGACCTGCAATTGAACTCGCTGCAGAAGCTCACGACGTACCCCTCCTGATTGGATATAATAGTCACGAGGGAGTAGTCCACCTTTTGG AATCAACTGACGATCACTTTTCCAAAGTCGATCAACACTTCGAGACTTCAGTATCCCGTGGACTAACCGGGCTGCCTCCATCAAAGGTGTTGGACGCCGTAAGAcaggtgagaaaattttacctgGGGGATAGGCCAATAAGCAAGGCTACGGCCGACGAGTTCGTCCAAGCCATGGGAGATCTTCAGTTTGTTGTTGGTATTCACGACGTGGTGAGCATTCGAACCGCAGCCGAATCTCCTACCTATCTTTATCGGTTCTCCCATGACGCCGAGCTTACCTTCGGTTCACACACTTTCAACATAAAAGTTAAAG GTGCTGGACACGCTGACGAACTCGTCTATCTCTTTCACCCGCACCGACTCACCGTCAATTTTCTTAGACCAGGTTCGGTCGAAGAGGCGGTTTCCGAAAGGTTTGTCAGAATGTGGACGGACTTTGCGAAGACTGG GGATCCAACTCCGCAACAGGATGATCTGATCACAGTGAAATGGAAACCAGTAACAAGCACAACTAAGAATTATCTAGAGATTGGTGCTGAACTTTCTGCTGGTGTTAATCCTGACGAGGAAATGTGGCAGTTATGGAAACGTGTCCGTGCCACTGTCAAGGACTA CCGTTGCGCGTTGCACTGTTCAAAGCGTGCGACTCATTATCAGGTAATTATGGTACAAG TCCATCAGAGAGAAGCGTCAGTTATGTACCGCCCAACTGTTCTTGTCAAGCAAGGTTGGCTCCGGGGTGCTGAGGTCAAGAGCAAGGTTGGAGAGGCCTTCATTTCTTTCAAGGGCGTTCCTTTCGCCGAGCCACCAGTCGGCGATTTAAGATTCAAG GACCCGCAACCGAAGCAGGCATGGACTGGCGTGCGCGAAGCCTTAGATGAAGGCCCTCAGTGTCCACAACTTGAAAtatattctcaaaaaattgagGGGGATGAGGATTGTCTTTACCTCGATGTGGCCACAATGTCCTTGAAAGGATCACGACCAGTAATGGTTTGGATTCATGGCGGAGGTTTCATGTGGGGTGACGCCGGGTCTAAGCTTTACGGCCCAGACTATTTAGTGAAGCACAATGTGGTTGTCGTCAAAATTCATTACCGACTTGGTATTTTTG GCTTTCTCCAGCTCGAAGATGAGGAGGCCGCCGGAAATATGGGACTAAAAGATCAGGCCGCTGCCCTGAAATGGGTGAAGGAAAATATCGCCCAATTTGGTGGAGATCCGAACAACGTGACAATCTTTGGAGAAAGTGCTGGTGGTGTTTCCGTTCATTACCATCTTCTGTCACCGTTTAGTAAGG GCCTTTTTCATAAGGCAATCGTACAAAGTGGCGTGGCAATTAATCCATGGTCATGTACCACCAGTCCTGTCAATTTGGCTCGACGCCTCGTCGCCCACCTCGGGAAGGAAACCACTGACTCGAAGGAAATCGTTAAATATCTTCGTACTATCGCAGCTCATGAACTTGCCGGCGCTCTGCAGAAACTTGCCAGCCTTCCG GATAAAACCGGATCACTTATTCCATTTGGACCCAGCATTGACAGCAAAAGCGCGGATCCCTTTATTCCACGTCATCCTTGTGAACTGATTTACGAAGCGCAAGATGTGCCTGTCATGTTTGGATACAACAGCATTGAGGGAGTTATCCTCATCCAGT CATTCGCAAGTCGGGGAGATTTGAGGATGGAGCAAATATTCGAGGACCTAGTATCCCGTATTTTATATGAATTTCCTACATCAAAGATGTCACATGCCAGAGCAGAGATCAAGGATTATTACTTTGGGGGTAAGGAGATATCCAAGGATAACATTGATAGTTACGTTCAATTTCTGGGTGACATTTGCTTCGTCCTCGGTATCCATGAAGCAGCGATAATTCAAGCCAAGGCAAAGTCTCCaacatatttttatcgtttctcTCACGACTCACCGGAGAAACTGAGCAAGCATTTGCTGCGTTTAGAAATCGATATTAAAG GTGCTGGACACATGGACGAGTTGGCGTACATCTTCTGCCCCGAAGCGTTCCGTGACGTTCCTTTTATCAAACCAGGTTCAGTTGAACAAATCATCTCCGAGAGATTCCTCAGGTTGTGGACAGATTTTGCAAAGACTGG AAATCCGACGCCACAAATTGACGAATTAATCACAGAAAACTGGAAACCAATATCAACGACCACCAAGAATTACTTGAACATCGACGCAGAGCTCACGCCTGGAGTTGATCCTGACGAAAAACTGTGGCAGTTTTGGAAACGTATCCGTACAACTGACACTACCAGAAAACTGCAGTGA
- the LOC124186810 gene encoding esterase FE4-like isoform X2 yields the protein MNGYSAKVCIEMQQVSTVTRRNDGQIEPMSDRMDPRPPLPWTGVRDASKEGPKCIQFDLMTSTIVGEEDCLYLNVATTSLQGSRPVMVWIHGGAFIFGDGSSAMYSPDYLMKTDIVFVSIQYRLGVLGFLQLDHEVMPGNAGLKDQVAALKWVKENISQFGGDSNNITIFGESAGSASVHYHLVSPLSKGLFHKAIMQSGVILNPWVITPPSVESAHRLAALLGKETTDAHEIVEHLRTIPALQLIQAELQIPTPEDKIRFLFPFRPSIDDKSEQPFLPKNAKELAAKGIDVPVIIGYNSHEGLLFLMGLVDETLETVDKNFEVVVTENVIAENPSKISEVASEIRNFYFKDKSVTRETLDDYVQCYGDLYFVNGVLKTVEYQQKKPKTPTYLYKFTRENPQSMGKLLFKVPLKGAAHADELPYLFHMKLHADLFKFEPNSIEQKLSDAMVKMWTDFAKTGNPTPQTDNDLIPVKWSPVTRTSKNYLEIGDELSARANPDEEVSQLFNRISDIVKSQ from the exons ATGAATGGGTATAGTGCGAAAGTTTGCATAGAAATGCAACAAGTGTCAACCGTCACTAGGCGGAATGATGGCCAGATAGAGCCCATGAGCGATAGAATG GATCCTAGACCTCCACTACCATGGACCGGCGTGCGAGATGCTTCAAAAGAGGGGCCGAAGTGCATCCAATTCGATTTAATGACGTCGACAATAGTCGGTGAAGAAGACTGCTTATACCTGAACGTAGCGACAACATCGTTGCAAGGATCGCGACCGGTGATGGTTTGGATTCACGGAGGAGCTTTCATCTTTGGTGACGGGAGCTCGGCCATGTACAGCCCTGACTACCTGATGAAGACCGACATTGTCTTTGTTTCGATACAATATAGACTCGGCGTTTTAG gGTTTCTGCAACTCGATCATGAGGTGATGCCGGGAAATGCGGGTCTAAAGGATCAAGTAGCAGCTTTGAAATGGGTGAAGGAGAACATCTCTCAGTTTGGCGGTGACTCTAACAACATAACCATCTTCGGTGAAAGTGCCGGTAGTGCATCAGTACATTACCATCTTGTGTCCCCACTTTCCAAAG GTCTTTTTCACAAGGCCATCATGCAGAGTGGTGTAATATTGAATCCCTGGGTAATTACTCCTCCGTCAGTCGAGTCAGCTCATCGTCTCGCTGCACTACTTGGAAAGGAAACCACTGATGCTCACGAGATCGTCGAGCATCTGCGCACGATTCCAGCTCTTCAGCTTATACAAGCTGAACTGCAAATTCCGACTCCAGAG GATAAAATCCGCTTCTTATTCCCATTTCGGCCGAGTATTGATGACAAAAGTGAACAACCATTCCTACCGAAAAACGCGAAAGAACTTGCTGCGAAGGGTATCGACGTACCGGTGATAATCGGATACAACAGTCACGAGGGATTGCTTTTCTTGATGG GACTTGTGGACGAGACACTTGAAACAGTGGATAAAAACTTCGAGGTTGTAGTGACTGAAAATGTGATCGCTGAAAATCCATCAAAAATATCCGAGGTAGCAagtgaaataagaaatttttacttcaaagATAAATCAGTCACTCGAGAGACATTGGATGACTACGTCCAATGTTATGGTGATTTATACTTCGTTAATGGAGTCCTAAAGACAGTTGAATATCAGCAGAAGAAACCAAAGACACCGACCTACTTGTACAAATTTACTCGCGAAAATCCTCAATCCATGGGCAAACTTCTCTTCAAGGTGCCGCTAAAAG GCGCTGCACACGCTGACGAACTCCCATATCTCTTCCATATGAAGCTGCACGCCGATCTGTTCAAATTCGAACCAAATTCTATCGAGCAAAAGTTATCCGATGCAATGGTCAAAATGTGGACGGATTTCGCAAAAACTGG AAATCCAACACCTCAGACTGACAATGATTTGATACCAGTAAAATGGAGCCCAGTAACACGAACAAGTAAGAATTACCTAGAAATTGGCGACGAGCTCTCTGCTCGAGCAAATCCTGACGAAGAGGTATCTCAGCTGTTCAACCGTATCTCTGATATCGTTAAGAGTCAATAG
- the LOC124186810 gene encoding juvenile hormone esterase-like isoform X1, with product MGGLTVNVKQGWLRGTREKSSVGGSYISFNGIPFAAPPVGNLRFADPRPPLPWTGVRDASKEGPKCIQFDLMTSTIVGEEDCLYLNVATTSLQGSRPVMVWIHGGAFIFGDGSSAMYSPDYLMKTDIVFVSIQYRLGVLGFLQLDHEVMPGNAGLKDQVAALKWVKENISQFGGDSNNITIFGESAGSASVHYHLVSPLSKGLFHKAIMQSGVILNPWVITPPSVESAHRLAALLGKETTDAHEIVEHLRTIPALQLIQAELQIPTPEDKIRFLFPFRPSIDDKSEQPFLPKNAKELAAKGIDVPVIIGYNSHEGLLFLMGLVDETLETVDKNFEVVVTENVIAENPSKISEVASEIRNFYFKDKSVTRETLDDYVQCYGDLYFVNGVLKTVEYQQKKPKTPTYLYKFTRENPQSMGKLLFKVPLKGAAHADELPYLFHMKLHADLFKFEPNSIEQKLSDAMVKMWTDFAKTGNPTPQTDNDLIPVKWSPVTRTSKNYLEIGDELSARANPDEEVSQLFNRISDIVKSQ from the exons ATGGGCGGGTTAACCGTTAATGTGAAGCAGGGGTGGCTTCGCGGTACTAGGGAGAAAAGCTCTGTAGGAGGATCTTACATATCTTTCAATGGGATTCCCTTTGCAGCACCTCCCGTAGGAAATTTAAGATTCGCG GATCCTAGACCTCCACTACCATGGACCGGCGTGCGAGATGCTTCAAAAGAGGGGCCGAAGTGCATCCAATTCGATTTAATGACGTCGACAATAGTCGGTGAAGAAGACTGCTTATACCTGAACGTAGCGACAACATCGTTGCAAGGATCGCGACCGGTGATGGTTTGGATTCACGGAGGAGCTTTCATCTTTGGTGACGGGAGCTCGGCCATGTACAGCCCTGACTACCTGATGAAGACCGACATTGTCTTTGTTTCGATACAATATAGACTCGGCGTTTTAG gGTTTCTGCAACTCGATCATGAGGTGATGCCGGGAAATGCGGGTCTAAAGGATCAAGTAGCAGCTTTGAAATGGGTGAAGGAGAACATCTCTCAGTTTGGCGGTGACTCTAACAACATAACCATCTTCGGTGAAAGTGCCGGTAGTGCATCAGTACATTACCATCTTGTGTCCCCACTTTCCAAAG GTCTTTTTCACAAGGCCATCATGCAGAGTGGTGTAATATTGAATCCCTGGGTAATTACTCCTCCGTCAGTCGAGTCAGCTCATCGTCTCGCTGCACTACTTGGAAAGGAAACCACTGATGCTCACGAGATCGTCGAGCATCTGCGCACGATTCCAGCTCTTCAGCTTATACAAGCTGAACTGCAAATTCCGACTCCAGAG GATAAAATCCGCTTCTTATTCCCATTTCGGCCGAGTATTGATGACAAAAGTGAACAACCATTCCTACCGAAAAACGCGAAAGAACTTGCTGCGAAGGGTATCGACGTACCGGTGATAATCGGATACAACAGTCACGAGGGATTGCTTTTCTTGATGG GACTTGTGGACGAGACACTTGAAACAGTGGATAAAAACTTCGAGGTTGTAGTGACTGAAAATGTGATCGCTGAAAATCCATCAAAAATATCCGAGGTAGCAagtgaaataagaaatttttacttcaaagATAAATCAGTCACTCGAGAGACATTGGATGACTACGTCCAATGTTATGGTGATTTATACTTCGTTAATGGAGTCCTAAAGACAGTTGAATATCAGCAGAAGAAACCAAAGACACCGACCTACTTGTACAAATTTACTCGCGAAAATCCTCAATCCATGGGCAAACTTCTCTTCAAGGTGCCGCTAAAAG GCGCTGCACACGCTGACGAACTCCCATATCTCTTCCATATGAAGCTGCACGCCGATCTGTTCAAATTCGAACCAAATTCTATCGAGCAAAAGTTATCCGATGCAATGGTCAAAATGTGGACGGATTTCGCAAAAACTGG AAATCCAACACCTCAGACTGACAATGATTTGATACCAGTAAAATGGAGCCCAGTAACACGAACAAGTAAGAATTACCTAGAAATTGGCGACGAGCTCTCTGCTCGAGCAAATCCTGACGAAGAGGTATCTCAGCTGTTCAACCGTATCTCTGATATCGTTAAGAGTCAATAG
- the LOC124186815 gene encoding juvenile hormone esterase-like — protein MAGHVVNVKQGWLRGTTMSSTVGGSYIVFKGIPFAAPPVGNLRFADPHPPEPWTGVRDAIEERSKCIQIDGVTSTVDGDEDCLYLNVTTTSLKGSRPVMVWIHGGGFMVGDGSLDSYGPDYLMKTDIVLVSIQYRLGVFGFLQLDHEVVPGNAGLKDQVAALKWVKDNIAQFGGDPNNITIFGESAGSASVHFHLLSPLSKGLFHKAIMQSGVTLNPWIDCTTSLGPAHLLTATLGRETTDPHEIVEHLRKVPAEKLLFAQGEACTPEDKFHFLVSFRPCVDDKSQQPFMPKLPQDLVENGVDVPVIIGYNTHEGILSLMETTEKSPLELLQDDFEIAVSQDLIAKDPSKISEVAKEIRDFYFKDKEITKEMINEYVQYYGDVHFVNGILKVVEYHQRRKGPTYLYRFSYDSPKSLGEIEGVEGAAHGDDIPYIFYSARFSERLKLEPNSVEQTISDRMIRMWTDFAKTGNPTPQIDDLITVKWDPVTRTDKNYLQIGAELSAGVNPNPEVQELFQRISYIVNRQ, from the exons ATGGCTGGCCACGTAGTTAACGTTAAGCAAGGATGGTTACGTGGTACAACAATGAGCAGTACCGTTGGAGGATCCTACATCGTATTCAAAGGCATTCCATTCGCTGCTCCTCCAGTAGGGAATTTGAGATTTGCG GATCCTCACCCTCCGGAACCATGGACCGGTGTGCGAGACGCTATTGAAGAGAGGTCAAAATGTATCCAAATCGACGGAGTGACGTCGACGGTTGATGGCGATGAAGACTGTCTTTACCTGAACGTGACAACCACATCGTTAAAAGGATCGCGACCAGTGATGGTTTGGATACATGGGGGAGGTTTCATGGTCGGTGACGGAAGTCTTGACTCGTACGGTCCAGATTACCTAATGAAGACAGACATTGTATTGGTATCCATACAATACAGACTTGGTGTATTTG GGTTCCTGCAACTCGATCACGAGGTGGTGCCTGGAAATGCCGGTCTAAAAGATCAAGTGGCCGCTTTGAAGTGGGTCAAGGACAACATTGCCCAGTTTGGTGGCGACCCAAACAATATAACCATCTTTGGAGAAAGTGCGGGTAGTGCATCAGTGCATTTTCACCTTTTGTCACCACTCTCTAAGG GTCTTTTTCACAAGGCCATTATGCAGAGTGGCGTGACACTGAATCCTTGGATAGATTGTACTACGTCACTGGGTCCTGCTCACCTCCTTACTGCCACTCTAGGTAGAGAAACCACTGATCCTCACGAGATCGTTGAGCATTTGCGTAAGGTTCCAGCTGAAAAGCTTCTCTTTGCTCAAGGAGAAGCATGCACCCCCGAG GACAAGTTTCATTTCTTAGTCTCATTTCGGCCGTGTGTCGATGACAAAAGTCAGCAACCATTTATGCCAAAACTCCCGCAAGATCTTGTCGAGAACGGTGTCGACGTTCCTGTGATCATTGGATACAATACTCACGAGGGAATTCTTTCCCTAATGG AAACTACAGAAAAATCTCCACTTGAATTACTTCAGGATGATTTTGAGATTGCTGTGAGTCAGGATTTGATCGCAAAAGATCCGTCGAAAATATCTGAGGTAGCAAAGGAAATACGAGATTTCTACTTCAAAGATAAAGAAATAACCAAAGAGATGATCAACGAGTATGTTCAATATTACGGTGACGTACACTTCGTCAACGGGATCCTCAAAGTAGTTGAATATCATCAACGGAGAAAAGGTCCAACCTACCTCTACAGGTTTTCTTACGACAGTCCTAAATCCTTAGGAGAAATCGAAGGAGTCGAAG GTGCAGCTCACGGCGATGATATTCCGTACATATTTTACTCAGCACGGTTCTCCGAACGTTTAAAATTGGAACCAAATTCAGTCGAGCAAACCATTTCCGACAGAATGATCAGAATGTGGACAGACTTCGCAAAAACTGG AAATCCGACACCACAAATCGACGATTTGATAACTGTTAAATGGGACCCAGTTACGCGGacagataaaaattatctACAAATTGGCGCGGAGCTTTCTGCTGGGGTAAATCCGAATCCAGAAGTACAGGAGCTCTTCCAACGCATCTCCTATATTGTCAATAGGCAATAA